One Parafrankia discariae genomic region harbors:
- a CDS encoding class I SAM-dependent methyltransferase: MSNFAGLAAYYSEFRPGIPPKVAQVLADAVAGEPHRTLLDLGTGTGQVIQALHKPFVDIIGADPDIEMLELAEKNCQPFASPGRIIRFFGASAESFAAPDGWRASLVTICRAFHWMEQSRVLASLEPIVHSGGAVAIFGDSSFWEASSEWKKGVRAVIQEFLGERRRAGGGVFSHHNRPYSEILAESPFHEVEEVTVPVRRTWTADSILGYLYSTSFAAPPLFGDRLSSFEARIREVLAQHSSSDTYEEDNEFLIRLGRRSS, translated from the coding sequence ATGAGTAATTTTGCGGGCCTCGCAGCCTACTATAGTGAGTTCCGGCCCGGCATCCCGCCCAAGGTTGCGCAGGTCTTGGCGGACGCCGTGGCTGGTGAGCCTCATCGGACGCTGCTGGATCTCGGGACCGGCACCGGCCAAGTAATTCAGGCACTCCACAAGCCGTTCGTCGATATTATCGGCGCCGATCCCGATATCGAGATGCTGGAGCTGGCCGAAAAGAACTGTCAGCCCTTTGCCTCCCCAGGCAGAATAATCCGATTTTTTGGCGCCTCCGCTGAAAGCTTCGCTGCTCCCGACGGCTGGCGAGCCTCCCTTGTGACTATCTGCCGTGCCTTCCATTGGATGGAACAATCGCGGGTGCTGGCATCGCTCGAACCCATCGTCCATTCTGGCGGCGCTGTCGCCATCTTCGGTGACAGCAGCTTCTGGGAAGCCAGCAGTGAGTGGAAGAAGGGCGTGCGGGCTGTCATTCAAGAGTTCTTGGGTGAGCGGCGGCGAGCCGGTGGCGGGGTGTTCTCGCACCACAATCGTCCCTACAGCGAAATCCTAGCCGAGTCGCCGTTCCACGAGGTCGAAGAGGTGACGGTCCCGGTCAGAAGGACCTGGACCGCCGACAGCATCCTGGGCTACCTCTACTCCACATCTTTTGCGGCCCCTCCACTCTTCGGGGACAGACTCAGCTCCTTTGAGGCGCGCATTCGCGAGGTACTCGCCCAGCACTCCAGCTCCGACACCTATGAGGAAGATAACGAGTTTCTCATCCGCCTCGGGCGCAGGAGCTCCTAA
- a CDS encoding creatininase family protein — protein MSSYWPAREPVARHVGRLTSPAISTEMTSDAVLCLPIGSYEQHGPHLPIYTDTILAEGFAFAAVDRWGDTYNAWALPTIPYGLAREHKWAAGAVSFSVRVFSDMLLGICAELADSFPARNLLVVNGHGGNRGILEALVYEIKDLHGINACITHPTALAKVPSGSLLPEVHGGMSETSVMLALAPTEVFLDRLPDSYAPDPSLAKGARDLILDRGVTWPWTSNDPAIGVSGLIGDARQANLELGRKIVDSATEAYGPVLARLVERR, from the coding sequence ATGTCTTCGTACTGGCCGGCCCGTGAACCCGTTGCCCGGCACGTTGGCCGGCTCACCTCGCCGGCAATTTCCACAGAGATGACCTCGGACGCGGTTCTCTGCCTGCCCATTGGATCGTACGAACAGCACGGGCCCCATCTGCCGATCTACACTGATACCATTCTCGCCGAAGGATTCGCCTTTGCAGCCGTCGACCGATGGGGCGACACCTACAATGCCTGGGCACTGCCAACCATTCCGTATGGCCTGGCCCGCGAACACAAATGGGCAGCCGGCGCCGTCTCCTTTTCGGTGCGCGTCTTCTCGGACATGCTGCTCGGCATCTGCGCCGAGCTGGCAGACTCTTTTCCTGCCCGAAACCTCCTCGTCGTTAACGGCCACGGCGGCAACCGCGGCATCCTGGAAGCGCTCGTCTACGAGATCAAAGACCTCCATGGGATCAACGCCTGCATCACTCATCCAACGGCGCTCGCTAAGGTCCCTTCAGGGTCGCTGCTGCCAGAAGTCCACGGAGGGATGAGCGAGACGTCGGTCATGCTCGCGCTGGCTCCCACCGAGGTTTTCCTGGACCGGCTGCCGGATTCGTACGCGCCTGACCCCAGCCTGGCCAAAGGTGCTCGCGATCTTATTCTTGATCGCGGCGTCACCTGGCCCTGGACATCCAACGACCCGGCCATCGGGGTGAGTGGACTCATCGGGGATGCGCGCCAGGCCAACCTTGAACTCGGACGCAAGATTGTTGATAGTGCCACCGAGGCCTACGGTCCTGTTCTCGCCCGCCTAGTCGAGCGGCGGTAG
- a CDS encoding HAD family hydrolase, whose amino-acid sequence MTQDLIQDLCQRLDIAASGLGDIVAARLEPVPYLDQALRDLAHLAPVVTLSNVSAAEFDEGELRRVTAPYVVEFYPSCRTGFAKPDPRAFRHVARTHGVPISDLVHIGDSWECDILGATRAGAVPVWVRPTDSPDLGYSTPLSVSNLLAAVHLLHRIVHR is encoded by the coding sequence GTGACGCAGGATCTCATCCAGGATTTGTGCCAACGGCTGGACATCGCTGCTTCTGGACTGGGCGACATTGTAGCCGCTCGACTTGAGCCCGTGCCATATCTCGATCAGGCCCTACGTGATCTCGCGCATCTCGCTCCCGTCGTCACTCTGTCAAATGTCAGTGCCGCAGAGTTCGATGAGGGAGAGCTGCGTCGAGTTACCGCGCCGTACGTTGTGGAGTTCTACCCCTCTTGTCGTACCGGCTTTGCTAAGCCTGATCCCCGTGCCTTCCGTCATGTCGCCCGGACCCATGGCGTGCCTATCTCCGATCTGGTACACATCGGAGATAGCTGGGAGTGCGACATCCTCGGAGCTACGAGGGCAGGCGCAGTGCCGGTCTGGGTTCGCCCGACAGATTCCCCTGATCTGGGATACTCGACACCGCTTTCGGTTAGCAATCTTCTGGCCGCGGTTCACCTTCTCCATCGAATTGTTCACCGTTAG